The genomic stretch GCGGGTGCTGGCCGAGGAGGGCGCCGAGGGGCGGCTGCAGGTGGCGATGAACCAGCGCTTCCGCGCCGATGCCCGCGCCATCCGCTCATTCGTGCAGAGCGGCGAGCTGGGCGACGTCTTCTACCTCAAGGCGGGGTGGCTGAACCGCGCGCAGCCGCGCGGCCGCACCTGGCGCGAGAGCAAGGCGGCGGCGGGCGGCGGCGCCTTCATGGACCTCGGCATCCAGATGCTCGACCTGGCGCTCTGGATCCTTGACCACCCGAAAGCCGAGCGCATCTCGGCCCAGATGCACCGCCCGGCCGGCAGCGAGGTGGAGGATGCCGCGGCCCTCCTGTTGCGTCTGGAGGGCGACCGCGTGATCAACCTGGAGGCGAGCTGGAACCTGCTTTCCGCGCGCGACCGCCAGTTCCTGCACGTGCTCGGCTCGGCCGGCTCCGCGTCGCTTTCGCCGCTGGCGGTGTACCGCGAGATGTCCACGGGCCTCACCGAGGTTACGCCGCAGCTCCCCCCGGGCCGCGAGAACCTGTTCACCGCCTCGTACCGCAGCGAGCTGCAGCACTTCGTGGAGGTGGTGCGCGGCGAACAGCCGCCGGACTCGTCCGCCCGCGAGCACGTGCAGCTCCTGAGGCTGGTGGAAGCCGCTTACCGATCAGCGGAGGAACGCCGGGAGGTGGTGCCGTAAGGAAGTGCTAAGTGCTGAGTGCTAAGTGCTAAGTGAGGAGTTCAGGACTTAGCACTTAGCACTCAGGACTCTCTGGACCACAAACGCTTACCGTGGGAGGAACAATGTCGGATGTGAAGGCGCTGATCGATGGGCTGAACGAAGACCTGGCGGCCGAATACCAGGCCGTGATCCTGTACCGGACCTACGCCGCGCTGGTGACGGGCCCCAACCGGCAGGAGCTGCGCGATTTCTTTGAGGCTGAGATCCCGGACGAGCTGGGCCACGCCGCCCTTCTGGCCGACAAGATCGTCGCGCTCGGTGGCACGCCCACGGTGGTGCCTGCGCCCGTGCCGATGGCCAGGAACAACCGTGAGATGCTGGAGAACGCCCTGCAGGGCGAGGTCGACACCATCGAGCGTTACACCCGCCGCATCGAGCAAGCGGAGGCCGTGGGCGAGATCGCCATCAAGATTCAGCTCGAGGACCTGATCGTGGACGAGAGCACCCACCGCGACACCATCCGCCGCATGCTGATGGACTGGCGGTAGGCGCGTCGCGCCGGCAGAACGAACGAAAGGGCGGCCCCGGTGTGGGGCCGCCCTTCTTTCTGGCGGTCGTGATCGCCCGGGGGATGAATCCCCCAACTGGAACCACGGGAAGACCGCTGAAGCGGTCTCGAGTGCCGCCGGTTGCGGTGCAGCCCCGTGACACGGGCGCGATGAATCGCGCCCCTACGAGATCTGCGCGCCTGGCAACGACATACGCCCCCTCTCCCGATAACAGAGGGCACAGCCCTCTCCTGTTATCGCGAGAGGGGCAGGCGAGTGTAACGAGCCGGGGGTGAGGGTCCCTGGGGCTGGGGGTAGGGGGCCCTCTACCGCGCCACCACCGCAACCGCAGGCGCCGCCGCAGCCACCGCGGGCGCCTCCACCGGCGCCCGCGCCTCGGGCTCGCGCACCGGCGACTCGCCGGGCGTGCGCACGGCGATGTGCGGGGCGATCACCAGCGACATGATGGACATCAGCTTGATCAGGATGTTCATCGACGGGCCGGAGGTGTCCTTGAACGGGTCGCCCACGGTGTCGCCGGTCACGGCGGCCTTGTGCGCGTCCGAACCCTTGTAGACCAGCGCGCCGTCGATCATGGCGCCCTTTTCAAACGACTTCTTGGCGTTGTCCCACGCGCCGCCGGCGTTGGACTGGAACATCGCCATAAGCACGCCCGACACCGTCACCCCCGCCAGCAGCCCGCCCAGCACCTGGGGCCCCATGGCGAAGCCCACGATCACCGGCACGATCAGGGCGATGGCGCCCGGCAGCATCATCTCGCGGATGGCGGCATTGGTGGAGATGGCGACG from Longimicrobium sp. encodes the following:
- a CDS encoding ferritin-like domain-containing protein — encoded protein: MSDVKALIDGLNEDLAAEYQAVILYRTYAALVTGPNRQELRDFFEAEIPDELGHAALLADKIVALGGTPTVVPAPVPMARNNREMLENALQGEVDTIERYTRRIEQAEAVGEIAIKIQLEDLIVDESTHRDTIRRMLMDWR
- a CDS encoding Gfo/Idh/MocA family oxidoreductase; protein product: MTPRGNVRVAVLGAGAIAQVVHLPILTRMRGVEVAAVADKDPRTARTIAERFGVAGGARDTDEVLADDTVDAVVVCTPSNRHEENVVDALRAGKFVLCEKPLALTAAGVERVLAEEGAEGRLQVAMNQRFRADARAIRSFVQSGELGDVFYLKAGWLNRAQPRGRTWRESKAAAGGGAFMDLGIQMLDLALWILDHPKAERISAQMHRPAGSEVEDAAALLLRLEGDRVINLEASWNLLSARDRQFLHVLGSAGSASLSPLAVYREMSTGLTEVTPQLPPGRENLFTASYRSELQHFVEVVRGEQPPDSSAREHVQLLRLVEAAYRSAEERREVVP